The genomic stretch TCAGCAGTAACCAGCCGCTGTTCCAGCTCCGGACTCACCAGCCCGAAACCAAAACCAATCAAGACCACTAAAAGTACCAGCAAAACTCTCTTCATATAAGACCTCCTGTTAAACTTAAACAATTATATTCCAGTTAAATCCCCAGTCAACTTCTTGACGGTAAATATGAAACCAGGCATACTTTAGGGATGAGTGTTAACTATCTCTTGGTAATTGTCTCGGTTCCTAATATAACCGTTGCCCGTAAACTTGTCGCTGTTACACTTAAGCATCGTCTTGCCGCTTGCGTGCAAGTAACAGAACAGGTCAGGAGTACTTACTGGTGGCAAGGGGTGCTAACATCAAGCAAGGAACGAATTTGTATATTTAAAACTACCTCAGAACATTACCCAAAACTGGAGCAGGTGATTAAAAAAGTCCATCCCTATGAAAACCCTGAAATACTCGCTCTCCCGATTGTTACCGGCTCAGAAGAATATCTGTGTTGGCTCACTCAGGAATTAAAATCACCAAGGAATGGGGAACAGGGTTAATCCTCAATCAGTGCCCGGGCATATGTTTCCGGGTCAAAAGGCTCAAGGTCTTCAATCCCCTCACCTGTTCCAATAAACCTCACTGGCAGTCCTAAGTCCATTATCACTGGCACCAGGACACCTCCTTTGGCAGTGCCATCAAGTTTGGTAATAATTAAACCTGTCAATCCCAACTCTTGGTTAAAAATCTGCGCCTGCCTGATACCGTTTTGACCTACGGTGGCATCCAAGACCAGCCAGACCTCATCCGGTGCCCCGCTCTTAACCTTGCCGCACACCCGTTTTATCTTTTCCGCCTCTGCCATCAAATCCTTCCGGGTATGAAGCCTGCCTGCGGTGTCAATGAGAACAATATCAAAGCCCTGCTG from candidate division WOR-3 bacterium encodes the following:
- the cutA gene encoding divalent-cation tolerance protein CutA, which translates into the protein MSVNYLLVIVSVPNITVARKLVAVTLKHRLAACVQVTEQVRSTYWWQGVLTSSKERICIFKTTSEHYPKLEQVIKKVHPYENPEILALPIVTGSEEYLCWLTQELKSPRNGEQG